From one Humulus lupulus chromosome 8, drHumLupu1.1, whole genome shotgun sequence genomic stretch:
- the LOC133798695 gene encoding uncharacterized protein At5g08430-like, translating to MIEPIVWMEEYTGVGFGQPSPALRKRKRIEFSGWGSTALIAFLQSIGRDTTHPISQSDVTNIVNDYVEKNLPSSTTSIMLDNGKKKKKKNKKKVVCDDKLRSLFGKKSISRIMIHKLLEPHLAADQLDSDDDDAIDYLSYANGEEGVRDEKRERSYRPKRLIVEMSAPKSNLKSFFAAVIPENIKLVYLKRSLIEDILEEKEKEKKGEPSTFKTKVVGSFVRTKSDPNDYLQKHSHCLLQVLGVRFSETDDNNTSKTFFQVSGFIKDVPLSLLSDDDFSKEECEDLHQRIKDGMLKRPTVEELQQKAQILHEDMTKHWLARELALLRNLIDRANEKGRRRELSEYLERRELLQTPDEQSKLFQELPKVIAEDIEPEIDPQHSPEEVKQANDSSPGSILPGPKEAHIFDSREDEIEDECEDEFELTWAIDDIISEGSGKPAKKEHGNSLQESQKEEQKLQEPTKSSIESRGEIEAQIECVPLPEKKLSHGVKEKVVIDLSDEDEVPAPAPKKLSVDESSMWHYLDPQGEIQGPFTISLLKNWSDADFFPPDFKIWKEGESPKEAVQLKLVLKQAFPN from the exons atgatagAGCCCATTGTGTGGATGGAGGAATATACAGGTGTTGGGTTTGGACAACCGAGTCCAGCattaagaaaaagaaagagaatagAGTTTTCAGGGTGGGGTTCAACAGCCTTAATTGCATTCTTGCAATCCATTGGAAGAGACACTACTCATCCAATCTCTCAGTCCGATGTTACTAACATTGTCAATGATTATGTGGAGAAGAATCTACCCTCCTCAACCACAAGTATCATGCTTGATAAcgggaagaaaaagaagaagaagaataagaaaaagGTTGTTTGTGATGACAAGCTTCGATCACTTTTTGGTAAAAAATCCATTAGCAGAATTATGATTCATAAGTTGTTAGAACCCCATTTGGCTGCAGATCAACTTGATTCTGATGACGACGATGCAATTGATTACCTTTCTTATGCCAATGGAGAAGAGGGAGTTAGAGATGAAAAACGAGAAAGATCTTATCGCCCCAAGAGATTGATTGTGGAAATGTCTGCTCCTAAGTCTAACCTTAAAAGTTTCTTTGCCGCTGTCATTCCTGAAAATATAAAGCTTGTTTATTTGAAAAGAAGTTTGATTGAGGATATTctggaggagaaggagaaggagaagaagggtgAGCCTTCAACTTTCAAAACAAAAGTTGTGGGAAGCTTTGTAAGGACCAAATCTGACCCTAATGACTACCTTCAGAAACATTCTCACTGTCTACTCCAAGTTTTAG GTGTGAGGTTCTCTGAAACCGATGACAACAATACCAGTAAAACTTTTTTTCAAGTTTCTGGTTTTATAAAAGATGTCCCTCTATCTCTGCTTTCTGATGATGATTTCTCCAAG GAAGAATGTGAGGATTTGCATCAAAGAATAAAAGATGGAATGCTCAAGAGGCCTACAGTG GAGGAACTACAACAGAAGGCCCAGATATTGCACGAGGACATGACAAAGCAT TGGCTTGCCAGAGAACTTGCTTTGCTAAGAAATCTAATTGATCGAGCTAATGAAAAAGGACGGCGCAGAGA GCTGTCTGAGTACCTAGAAAGAAGGGAACTACTGCAGACACCAGATGAACAGTCAAAACTATTTCAGGAACTTCCCAAAGTAATTGCAGAAGATATAGAACCTGAAATTGATCCACAGCATAGTCCAGAAGAAGTAAAACAAGCAAATGATAGTTCACCTGGATCAATCCTCCCAGGACCTAAGGAAGCTCATATTTTTGATTCTCGAGAAGATGAAATAGAAGACGAATGCGAAGATGAATTTGAATTAACTTGGGCCATAGATGACATAATTTCTGAAG GGTCTGGTAAGCCTGCAAAAAAGGAGCATGGCAATTCCTTGCAAGAGTCACAAAAGGAGGAGCAAAAATTGCAGGAGCCAACAAAATCGAGCATAGAAAGCCGTGGTGAAATTGAAGCACAAATTGAGTGTGTACCACTGCCAGAAAAGAAGCTTTCTCATGGAGTAAAAGAGAAAGTGGTGATTGATTTGAGCGATGAAGATGAAGTACCGGCTCCGGCTCCAAAGAAGCTTTCCGTTGATGAAAGTTCGATGTGGCATTACTTAGATCCCCAGGGAGAGATACAAGGCCCTTTCACAATTTCATTATTAAAAAACTGGAGTGATGCTGACTTCTTTCCTCCAGATTttaagatttggaaagaaggtgAGAGCCCAAAGGAAGCTGTACAATTGAAGTTGGTTCTTAAACAGGCTTTTCCAAATTAA